AATCCCAGCATGATAGTCCTAAACAATACAAATTGCTAAGAATGTTTGGGTAGTCAGAGCAGCAAGACTGTTTCACTTAAATTTGTCCAGGGACTAGAAACAAAGCTCGACCTCAGCTGTCTGGCAGCCTGCGCTCCAGGGTGCAACTCATTCAGCTTGGTTCTGGAAAAAGTAGTGTGCACCTGAAAATGGCAGTTCTGTAGTTTGCATTCATTAATAATTTCCTATCGACTGAGCTATTAGGCCTGTAGTAATCTTCACATGACATATCACCTTCTGTTCAGAGGTTTGCACTGCAGTGTTGTGGAATGCGCAAGCTGACTGCTTTCCAGTCATGCCGTGCTCGCTGGCATCTGTTCATTAAGACGGAGCCTGCTTGGTCTCCTACTACAAGGTGCTCTAACCTCTCTTGTCTTTTAGGCAGAGTTAAATTGCTATTTACAGGCACCTGAGGTTCACCTCTACTGCTTTCTCCTCCGCTTTGCAATATATTAGCATTGGCAACGTACCATAGTGCAGTGCTGAGGTAGCTCTTGCCGTATCCTTTGTATCCACTGTGCATCTGGATAACTGCACTTCAGGCCATCCATTCGCATGGCATGTTGCCAAGTCAGTCTGGTTAGGCTTGTCAAGGATACTAATGCCAAGCAGCAAGGAATTTGGAATAATGAATCCAGTCTGCATAACACCAGATGCAATGTGTGTCCTTTGTTacaaatttattctgttttcatttgcttaaCCTTTATGTTGCCATTTCTGCTTATGCCaaaaaacacagtatttgaacATGGAAGAACTCAGAATTCAGTCACTTGGAAACTGCCACTCAAATGAATTGTGATACAGTAAGCATGTcaggaaagagaagcaaaacactTGGATAATCCTTGTCTTCTGGGAATGCCAGCTCTTCAGATGACTGAATCATGAAATGCCAGAAAATAACCACAGCCGGATTAGAGTGTGATACTAGTTACTCTCTTGGCACTTGGCCAAGCAATCTGCTCAAACTCACTGCCTGAAAAGTCCCCGAAGAAACTGTGTGTACTGTGACGGATGTTCACTTCGAATGCCTTAGCTTCTTTCATCCCTTCATCAGCTtttgtctgcatttttaaaatgaattggTCTTGCTGAAGAAATGGCTTGATCCTCAGTTAGGAATTGGCTAGAGGTGCCAAGAAGCAGGAGTAAGGCTGCAGGAAACTGGATAAGGAGGTAGTAATTGGACTGTGTAGGGAATGTTTTTTTGCTGTACTATTTGGTGTGCCCTCTCATAAGGGTTGTGCTTTACTCTGATCTTAAATTTTACTCACTTAGCTCTTGGACCAAGCCATGACTACAGAATTGATGGAAGGGAAGAAGTGTTTTGCACAGACTTCAGCACCACTTAAAATTCTGGGAAATGTccaaacatgaggaaaaacataGGCTGTTCTTTTTCAAGTTAGTTCAGTTACTCTTCACCTAGTATTAGAAGATGTGTATGCAGTTATAACAAGGTTTTTTAATTGATTCATTGTTTCTAGGCATAGTCTTGGCTACTTGTTTCAAGAGCTTAATAGTGATTGGAAATTGCAATGGCTTTGAGATTTCCAGTATAGAGCTGTTTACtcaggaggaggtggggggatGCCTCTAGGGCAGATGCTGTCTGTGACAAGCTCTGGACAGTTGCAGTTCCAGAGCCATGTAGAAGTCTGAGCAATAGATACCAGAGAAAATACTTGGTGCTTTAGCAGCTGAGATACATTTTAAAGCCAGTGCAGTATCTTCCCCCCAGTAATTAGGACTCTGCTTTAGGAAAGCTGGGGTGTTGTTTCCCCCCCTTAACCAAATGTGGGCTATTTTATGTTGAATGCAGCTGAACTGAAACTTGTACAAAGAATCAGAACATGCAGCTACTTGAACGAAGGTCATTAATTTCACATATGGGCCAGAATGTTCAATAAATGGAGATTACTTGTTTCTTTCTGGACCTAAACCTTTCTTTACTGCACAAATCAGCAGAGGCTTATTTTAAGTGCACTTacttgtctgtttttttcattacttacaAATTTACTCACGTAGAGCAAAAATTTGCTTTGGAtccaggggagggggaaggaataTACGTCTTCTGTGGCACATGAAGGCGAGCACTAATTTCATGTAAAATTatgaaagggaaatgaaagcTATGCTTTTCTGCAACTTTACCATGATTGTCTGGGCTGGGTTTcaaaaacaacttttaaaaagtcttgCAACTGTTTTGTAATAAATTGCTCTATTGaatacattttaattcttctctctttctccttccagcaGAAAAATGAGTGGTGGGTTGGCACCAAGCAAAAGCACAGTGTATGTGTCCAATTTACCTTTTGCTTTGACAAACAACGATCTATACAGGGTAAGTTTTTAAGAGCTGCACTGTGCAGATTAAACCTGTTGACAACAATTTTGAGTGTAAATACAATAGTGATATAGACCTCTTCAAAAAGTTTGtcttaattaatttattactaaTGATGTGCCATTTTCTATTgttaaatctttttattttgtttcatatttcagatattttcaaagTATGGGAAAGTTGTCAAGTAAGTGACCTGATCTGGCCTGCTATTTTtgtagcttttgttttaaatacttaatgTCTCTGTTTCACTTGAAAGTCTTGTGCTTTTTATAATTTAAGTATGAATGTGGAACTGTATTGATGTcctgttcatttttaataaaatataaatttaatttaacaaCTGGAAGTTCTTGGAGTTACACGCATAATATAAGAATATTTGTGTTGGGGACAGGTTTTGCTAACCACCTCTTACAAGCAAGCAGAATGTTGTTGTGTGGTCTTTTATCTGAAATAGTTGAAACAATATTCTTTCAGTAAGTGTTGTCCCCCCTCCCTCAAACACTGCCTGGGACACAAGTGGGTAAGTGTAAAACTGGgagcttctgcttctgtgaacTAGATGTCACAATTCCCACAGACAGCTCCCAGAACTGCAATGTAGAATTCCTCTATTTTTCATACTAGAAAGACTGCTTAGTGTTATATTTAAGATTAGATATATGGCTGCATAATAACAGCTTTTAATATGTGCAGTATCCATGAACAATACTTgtgaaataatagaaataaatgcCACAGTAAGGaacttgctgttttgttttctttttttttttaaactggtcAGAATAATGAGACTCAAGACTTCAGTTTTCAATTCTACAGCAGCAAATATCTACTGTAACTTTTAGTAGCTGCTGTAATAATCTGTGAGATACAGAGATAAATGCAAACTTTTTGAAGTCTCAGGAGCGTGTTTCAGGTGACAAATAGCAGGAAAAGCCAAACTACAATTttagaaaagcacttttttttaaaattgactgAGAGGAAAACCCTTACATAGGGATCTGGCAGACATACAGTGACCAATACAACTGGGCATCTACTGTCTCTATTGTTTCCAGGGCGGGCTGTCTGTTTTAGTTGATTAACACTGGTGTAAATTGTGGTAATGCTGGTGTTTAATGTCCATTGAGGGGCCTGTTCTCCCTAAATTTGATGCTTCTGAACTCCCCGCAGACGTTTGGTCATGTACCTAGACTCTGTGTGTTTGGGGTTAGGGGCCTCCTGCTGTCTCGGCTTTTGAACTTCTTCGATAAGACAATGAGAATTGTGTGAAGTATTGGCTGTATGATGCATTGCTTATTTTAAAGGTGTCATAGCAGCatcccctctttttcttttcctttattagtAGTTTCTAGTGatttatttgcctttcttttcctttttttggctgTCATAGACAACAGAAAGGATGTTTTCAGATGTCTATGCAGAAGAAATTCTGCGCTGTGTCCTGTGTGAAAGTAGCTAATTTAGAACTTGCAATTCTATCTGCATAGTTACTGTTTTCTTCCACCTATATTcgttttgaaaaaaattcacttACTGATACCTaatttttcctgacattttgTCTAGTCACTACCAGAAGCTAAACTGAATGCAACAAGCCACAGAATACCATGTGTAAAATACTACCATGACTGATCTATTTGTGTCTagcaaaatttatttcctgttcACCCCTTTGTAAGCTGACCTGACTATAAACAGTGCAGATACTGTGGGATTCTACTGGTATTCCCATTTCACTGTGCAACTGAGGCTAATAAGTATCAATTTTCCTATTTGTAACCAGTTATTAATTCCTAAGAAAAAACTGTTCAAATATTAGCTTGATTTCTGCAGAGTCTTTGTTCAGGGACTTTAAAACACTTTGTAGAAAGCTTTGTGATGTCATCTAGGTCAGCTTTAACTTAATTAAATATGCTTTAATAGACTTCTTTTTGGGTTGTGTCTTGACTCAGCAAAGTCATGCTGACTCCTCGTCCCTACTGCATTTCTCACCCCAATATGTCCTGGCTATTATGATTTCAGCTCAGTTTGTTGGATGAAAAATCAGACTTTCTAGGGCTCCAATAAGTTGCTGACTTTTTAAAGATGTGTCTCACTTGTTTCTTCCTATGGTTGTGTTATTAACTGGTACGTTCAATATCACAATTAGAAGCCTGACAGTCGTATTAGGGTTCCGTTGGAACTCTTGGAAGAGTAACTTGGCAGAAGAATTAATAGAATTGTTCTAAAGTCGGTTTTATTGACGCTTCAACTCAGTGCATTCAGTTGGACACATCTTTGTCCAAGAGGCTTTGGTAGAAAAACTGTTCTAAGCTCTGTCTTTCTGTGCGTGTATTTGGAGGAAAATTGAGCTTTCTTTACTGCGCTTTTATACACTTCTTACTATGTAGGTCATCTGTTACTTACACAGGTTCTCTGGTAGGCCTTCTGCATTGAAGTGGGGcttgtttggggttgttttttgtttggttgtggttttttttttttttaatgtcctatTGCTGCTTACAATTTTGGCTTGCCTGATGGCTGAACCTTGTTCTGCCCATGGTGGACACAGGGAGGAGTTTATTCCCTACTTTTTAACATATATGTACAGACTGGCATCCTGTTTCCTGCTGGtctttggttggttgggtggggtttttttaagagctaAAAACAATTAAGATTGAAAGAACTGAGGTTGTGTGGGTTTCCCCCCACTTCACCTCctgtcattctttttctttgtctgttgTTTTCACTGGGTCGAAATCCTTCTTGACTTTGTTGATGTGCTTCTGGAGCTGTTGATTCCAATGTTAGATTGAAGATTTGACTCTGTATGTCATGTAAAATAACACATGCATCCATGACCCGCTTGGATTCCAGTTGGAGATATTTGTAGAACAATACTGCATATACTTATCATTTCCTATCATGAACCTGTTTAGGTGGTTAGTCCTACAGAAACGTAGAATTCTCAGTTTCGGTGCAGTTCAGTATATGGTGTTTTTCCAGCAATGACGGCAATAGTTGACGTTACTCATGAATTTGAATTTCACCTCCAGTATGTGTCGTTCCCTCCAGCTGCGTTGTCTGCAAATCTAAAGAGTATGTTCTCTGTACTTCAAGTCATCCAAGGCAATAAAGAATAATACAGGACCCAAAAAGACCCCttgtacctttttttaaatcacctctgctctgcctgtaaGCATGTGGCCAGGTTAGCTGTTCCTTTGGATTTCTGTTTAGTGAGCATTTCTATTGTTAAatatactttttcctttttgctataTAGCGAAGCTAAGATCCCACTGGgatctttaaggaaaaaatgtctctgAGGTAATTTTAGTGTATCAATAACACGGTTATGTGTTTTCAGAGTTACTATTATGAAAGACAAAGACACCAGGAAGAGCAAAGGAGttgcctttattttgtttttggaTAAAGAATCTGCACAAAACTGTTCTCGGGCACTTAATAACAAACAGGTAAATTGTGGAAAGTTGTTATGGCAGGAGGGTTGGGTTTACGGTCccaaaatatttaccttttttccaaTTTGCTGTAGTTGTTTGGAAGAGTAATAAAAGCAAGTATTGCCATTGATaatggaagagcagcagagttCATTCGCAGGCGTAACTACTTTGATAAGTCGAAGTGTTACGAATGTGGGGTGagtaaaaccaaaaatgaaCTAATATATTCCATCTTTCAACTCTTAGCTTGTTTCTTCAGTTTGGCCATTGCTAATCCAGCCCATGCAgttaaatgaatatttttttttctgttgatattATCAACTTGCACAGCAGTTTCACCATTTTCAAGAATGATAGTACCCCTTTTGTTGTCTCTTGGggattttgggggtgggggaaaattGCACATGTAATTGCTTAATGTGCTGCTGAGCAGACAGATCTGAGTATCAGTATAATGATGGCTGAGAAGGAAAACCTCCTAATCTTTGCTTCAGAATACCTGCTTTTGCTATATCTTTGTTCATGATATAGTtggcagcaaaataaatactggAAACAACTGTTTTAAGCAGAAGTGTGTTGTAAGTTGTAGGCAATTCCTCACTTTTCCTGAACATAATAACATAGGAGATTGAAATTTGGATAGTACTTAATGTCAAATACAAACTTAACTTATATTCATAACACTTTTTGGAGCAAAAATGTTGACTCACTCCTGTTTCTTAAACTGTTAATGCTGAGGTTTATATCTCGACTTGAACATAAACCGTGCTGTAGTGTATTCATCTATTGCAGCAGCCAAAGAAAATCTACTTTGCTCATAGCTTTTTTCAATTTGCAGTTAAACATGCATATCGCCACCAATCTCTTCGTTTCCATGGCAAGCTTATAGAGAAGAGTGTCTTCTGTGTGCTAATTCAGCGTTCCATTTATCTTACTaattgcttccatttttttccccatgaactGTCTTACATTAACTTTCCTCATGATATGTTTCAACATAGAGTTGTTTGTAAGGGTTTCTGTTaagcaatatttctttttctccaaggAAGCAGGACATTTAAGTTACGCTTGTCCTAAAAATATGCTAGGAGAGCGGgagccaccaaaaaaaaaagaaaagaagaaaagaaagaaaatagttgaGCCAGAAgaaatgtatgtatatttatttacatgttaCTACTTCTTTTAGGAAGTTTTTTCACACTGAatgcttaaaatatatttttctctctctgcacaatgaagtgaggaggaagaagaaagtgaagaggaaggagaagaccCTGCTTTAGATAGCCTCAGCCAAGCCATAGCTGTTCAGGTACAAAACTGAAGCATTacatattattatttaaatgaaactcCACTTCCTTttttagctgctttttaaaagctctgaGATACAGCCATAGCTCTGTCCACTCTGTAGCACTCAGGGTATTCTTGCCTGGTAGTAGTTGTTGACTAGTTGGTTTCTTTATATTGCAGGCATGTTCAGTGGGTTttctttggttggttggttttttgatgtgggtttttttttgtttatttgcctTTGACTGTTTCACTATTGCTGTGTTTGCACAttgcaatgttttctttccttcaagcTCCCTTGCTGCTTAGTTTCCTGTCATCTCTGCTGCGATACTCACTTAGGTTTTTGGACCACAAATCCCTCTTTACTCTGTTAACTGAACAGCCATAAAAACAGTTGTGTAACTGACCGGGTACATCCTCTGCCCGCACTCACTAGAATATCCTTGAACAACATCTATTTCTGGAATACTTCCTTTGCCTAATACAGTCCATCACTGTCTCTAACAGACCTCTTctctgaaaacatatttaatgcatttttttcttagatagGTAGATAGTCTGACAGCTGTATTGCTGTCTTCTTTAATACTTCTTTACAGGCTTTTGCTTCACTACACAGAGCAAGCCTGACCTGATGTTCAGATTTCTTGGCTCCCTAGTCCTCAGCTCTTCCCTGTGTGCTGttgtccccccaaaaaaaccctcaaaggCTTTTAAGATAACTTTACCCTGAATATGACTGTAATGAGTGCAAAACTTACATgatgtagtaaaaaaaaaaaatgcaagaatgACAGTTATACCCtctctcccccccatccccatcccataAGAACTCCACAATTGGAAGTAAAACCTATAAATGTAAGCAAGTCAGGAAACATCCCCATTTTTCTTGCCGTCCAAAGATTTTAACTGACATACCGTTTTTCCCAGTAAAAGGGAGCATCCATTTAAACCTCTGGTTGAATAACCTTTACATCCCTGAAGACATTCATTCCCTGAATGAATGACTGCAAAAGACAACAGACAGACTTGTTACTGGAACAAAGCTGATTCaataatgtaaatttaaaatgcgGTGCATTCTTTGCTTCGGATCTCAGCTGCTCTATAGTTCTGTAAGTTTGCCATGGGCAAAGTTCCTCTCTTTGCAAATAGAGGGTACTCCATGTGGCCTGCATTGGTGTAGAAGACTTACTGTTTGCATGTGCAAActactttcagaaatgtttcgTAGTGCATGTGTTGTGTAGTTTATCTGGAAATTGAGATAAACCCTTTGAATTCTTTaagttaataatttattattcataatgcatcttaatttttcttaatcctAGCTAatacttttccttcttccattttagCAAGCCAAAATTGAGGAAGAACAACAAAGATGGACGCAGACTGCAGGGGAATCTTCAATTTCAGATGATTCAAAACGTCCACGGATTAAGAAAAGTGCTTATTTCAGTGATGAGGAGGAACTTAGTGATTGAAATAGTAGTGTTTTATATgaatatgtaatatatataatgTACATTTTGTAAAGTGATCTGTAATACAGGTTTGTCTCAGCATTGAAGACACTTAGTGAAAATCATGGTGTAGTTCTACCCTGCCCCCTGAACCTCCCATCTTTtgatctttctctctctcaaaacTTCACCTTTCAAGCCAGCTTCTTAAGAAAATTATGTGTTTCTACGCTTACATCCAGAAAAATATCTGGGAGAGTGCTTCTTGCAGTTCCCATCTAGACCCAAAACTTCAGAGTGAAATCTTTCATAAGATAATTTCCCAAGATTTTTTCCTAAGAGGAGTTCCTTTTAGGATCACTGTTAGCACCATTGATGTTTCATGTATTGGTCTGTTTATTGCCTGTTTGGAAGCAGTGCTTTAGTAGTATATGAATCTTGCACTAGTTCCTCTGCATAGGGTTGAATTTCAGCCTTAAGCATTGTACTAGTTTTTTAACTCTTCATGCAGTAATATAATAAATTACTGGCACATCAGCTTGGTCTGTGTAGTCATTTTAGACTAAACAACACATCTGTCTGTTTTCCAAAAGGATATTAAGATGTTGATCTTCTGTCTTATGCACAGTTTTAGTAACTTGCTGTACACTTTCTAGTGTTAGATAGCCTGTATACAATATAGGCTTCATAGGGGATGCAAGTTAAAAGGATGTGGTCGTTAGTTCAGTCCTgaaacatatttaatatttttctgagagTGATAGTTCTGTTGCTCttgcattaaaaatgagaaTGGCCGTACGTTTTAAAAATGGGGATGTGCATATGTTTTAATATGCTCTAATCTGACATTGAAAGTCTCTTGCTGTGATAAGGGCACTGTTTCTCCTGACTGCAGTTTGGGTGTCTAACATGGTAACTATGGTTATGCATGGGCTTTTAAATATACCTCTATCTAACGTGGATCACAGTCCTGTCCTCTCAGGCATCCGAACCTGCCGGCAAAATCCAAAAGGGACAGTTTCCTCTGCATGcttaaaaatcagctttcatGTATACTTGGAACTGTCATGGTCTCTAAGCAAAGTGAGTTGGCGCCTATTTTGCACCTAGAGCTGTTCAGATCTTTTAAATAGGGTCTGCATCCTTATATCTCTGCAGGGTTCTAGTCACATTCTCCTAAAAAGCCTCAGACATGTTAGGAGACCAGTACAAAGCCCTGCAGCAGTAATCACTCCCAAAACCACAGACACACGGCGGCGGTGGTAAGCCTTTCGTCTTGGCCACTTCATGTAGtcaaacttttcatttttaggaGGCACAATATAAAACATGTTCacacttggaagaagagaccagcTGGCCTCTATTTCTATTTCCAGCTCTTCCTGTTGCTCATCAggacttggtttttttccagatattgAAAATGTAAATCCAAATCTACCATTATGTATTCTTAATTAATACCAATTTACATTCAAATCTATAACTGCATGCAAAGCAAAGACACACACCCACCCCTCTAAGCTACGGGAAAgcagtcacacacacacacacgttcCCTCTAAGCTAATAGAAATCAGTCACATTCAGAAGATCATTCTGAGGTCTTCTGTTGCTACTTTCACAAGAATTCAGGAACAAGAATAAGGTAATAAAGTAAAAGGTTTTTCTGTACAAACTACTCAAACCACAGAATAGGGAGAAATATTGGGCTTTATACACAGGAAGGTTTTGGACTCAATATCCAAAGAATGTTTGTAAGACTGACTTTGTGACTTTGTGCTGCGAGAACTCAATATTAAATCTGAAGCTTCCTTTACTGAATTTCTGAAAGATATCTTGATACTGAATAGCTGAGTGTTGACGTGCCAGATGTACCTTAATGGTAATAAATGCAAATCACTGTACATCATGTGTGTAATAATGAATACTGAGGAGTTCTGAACTCTGCTAAGGGAGAAAATCTTGCTGCCAGCATGCTTCTCTGCAAATGCTAGGTTAGGGCTCAAtggctgtaaaaacaaaaaataaaaaccaaaacaaaaaaaaatggagagcaaaacaaacaaaagtattATGCCACTGCTTAAAACCAGGGTTTGTTCTCTTCTCCAGTACCATGTTcaatgctgttttttaaaaaaagaaaacactgaaatgtgaCGGAGGACTAGTTTGACATTGTCCATGACTTTGATTTGGGAATGTTTGATAGCTTAGAAGAATTAAGAATTCAGTAAAGTGATCAGGCAGCAAGTTTCAGACTTCTATTTCATTACATTGTGTAATGTAGTAGTGGCACTCACGGCTATGAGACTTTTTTCAGGGTCATAAGGTCAAAAGGATTAGACTTATATGTGGAATATGATACTTAAAAATGTTAGTTTAAATACAGTCTACAGCCACGTAGAAATATCCCAGATTGTTGACTACCTCTAACTGTAAAATATAGAGATGTAAACAGTCTAGGAATGTTTTATTCTTATAGACTTCACCGTTTCATATTTGCTACTGGTGTCTtgtcagaaagaataaaaacaaaactaacctTCATCCTGACCTAATACAGTACTTTTTCAAGAATTCCAGTAGCTGAAGCATGTTGATATATCTTCCTACTCTGATGCTTCTGCATCACTGCTTTCCCCATAGGATTTGCTTTTGTCAGCATCAAGCAGTATCTCAGTCCAGAGTATCGCAACTGACCCAGTGGTGTTCCTCCATGCTCTTCTGTTCTGAGCATAGTCACTTGGGAGAGGCAACTTTGGAAAGGAAACAGATAAAAATGAGCCTGCCTCTGTGCAGAATTGGCATCTAGAATTCCTTACCTTAAATCATCTTCCTTTAACAGTTTTCTTAACTGTGAACTTCTATTGATTAGCTGTGCTTATAGTTTTTTGCTTGGAgtcagggaaaagaagaaagcaccTAGTGACTAAAACAGGACTTGGAGGACTAGGATTTTCGCACTTTGGTCTCCTGAACTGCTTTAAGTTTCTATTCTTTGTTGGCAAGAAAATGAAGCATCTCTAGGTGAGAAATTCAGAACCCTAGCATTAGATAACCATTAAATTAGATAGCATCAGTACCTGTTCTGCTTCCTTAAATCCAAAACTGTTTGCAGCATCCCCGATGCAGCTGCCTCATTCTGGAAAAAGGCCAAAACTTGTCAGCTATGTTCCTTTTTGGTCTTTGAACACCAAGGGATTTGCTCCTGTTCGTGCCCAGCCTCACCTACTCCAAGCAGCATGGCTTCAGGTTTCCATCTGAGCCAGATCAGTGCTGAGAAGCTAGGCAGAGTGTTAACAAAGCTCCTAATTTAGACCAGGCCAATAAGGTGCAATAACTTCCCAAAACTTGAGCAACAGAGTGATGCTTTTGTCAGAGTTTGGTATCTTAACAGCACCAGCtcaggaagcagaaaacagctttggTGGCCGCATGGCTCGGGGCCAGACAGGCGAGGCTGTGTAGCCGTGTTaccaaagagaagaataaaaactgCCTTATAGAACACCTTCCTGTTATTGTTAGAAAAACCACAGGGGTttgtgggtggggttttttgtgttggtttggggttttttctagTACTCTAAAACTAGCTTAGGCTAGCAAGCCAAGTGCTAGTTTTAGAGCATGTATAATGTGGCTCTGGTTATAGAGAAAATGACATTAAGTGGCAGacagatttatattttaaataatgtcaaAAACTTGGATCTTTCTACAAACATCCACTTTTTAGCTTTTgtcttttgtattttcaaaacagcttgAAAATTGTCAAAATAATGCTTTCTGAGTCATGGGACCTCTTGTCTATTGAAATGGCTAACCGAGTAGCGTCTCAAAAGATGATGACTTTTAGCTGTCCTTGGGGAAGAAGGGGCTACAGAAGGGGGATAAGGATGATTAGCTTAACTGATTATAAATGGTATTACTTATACTGTGCCTGTGCAGCACTGGTTAAACCATTGCAGCTATGAATTACTGGAGTAAATTTAGTCCATGTTTAGCAGGCTCCCACTATGTTCTCGGCATATTCAGGTTACTACTCTCAGCAGAGCAATAGAAGGGACTGTAAATATAAAGAACTATGTGTAGCTAAATAGGTGATGTCTGGAACAAATTGTAAACACTTTATCTTTGCCTTCTGGGTCACCGTGTTCTCTGGGATAGCCCTTTTTTAATCTGCAGAGGTGACTTATTGTAGCATGGGAAGGTGAGctctgtgtgtggttttggcTGTAGTCTTCTGAGGCACAAAATATCCAACCGCTTAGAAGAGCTAGATGTAAATGTGATATTTAAAACCAGGATTTATTAAGTGCTACTATGAACGTTTAGAATTAACTAGTAGAGATCTCTTCATTTCCACTTTCTGTTCTATTTGGCATCTGCAGTGTCAGTATGATAATATATACCATCACAGTTGCCATCAACCATTGCTTTTCTATAAG
The Phalacrocorax aristotelis chromosome 1, bGulAri2.1, whole genome shotgun sequence DNA segment above includes these coding regions:
- the ZCRB1 gene encoding zinc finger CCHC-type and RNA-binding motif-containing protein 1 encodes the protein MSGGLAPSKSTVYVSNLPFALTNNDLYRIFSKYGKVVKVTIMKDKDTRKSKGVAFILFLDKESAQNCSRALNNKQLFGRVIKASIAIDNGRAAEFIRRRNYFDKSKCYECGEAGHLSYACPKNMLGEREPPKKKEKKKRKKIVEPEEIEEEEESEEEGEDPALDSLSQAIAVQQAKIEEEQQRWTQTAGESSISDDSKRPRIKKSAYFSDEEELSD